The genome window TTTCTGAGTACTGTGCATTGAGTGTGTTTAAATATGTAATGACGAGCATTTTGATTCAAACTGGTAGAATatgaaaaataatataaaatgacCATGAGGGCCTGTTTTTATTGAACAATAATAAAAGTGTGCTGAAAGAGATCTCACAAATGGTTTGAGACACTGGAGGGGATTTTTATGAACATctcaagtttttttttctcctcccccacTAAAGCACTGTAACTTTCTGTTTCAGATTGAGATGACCCAGCTTCATTCATCTGAGTGAGTGGAATTCCAGTATTGACATcaaaattatttataataataaactgATTTTTATAAGTAATGGCTCACAGAAAATTCCAACAAGAAATATGATTTTTCAAAATTgaactaaaataaaatatttttcctGAAGGGTTTTTTGATTTTCTGTGTTGAAATTGTGCTCATCTCTGCAGAGTTGTGCTGAAGAACACGGCTGAGGCTGTTATTGTTCCATTAAAATATGGCATCTCCTCCCTGAATGCAGTCTATCAGGCGCTGATTGAGACAGATGTAGATCCTGTTACTGGGCAATGCTCCAACTACAACACCATCAGACAGCAGATAGTGCATGCTCATCAGAACCTGAAGCGCTCAGATCAGAGGGCCAGTTCAGGGTTAAAGAATCTGGATGAAAATTTGGAGAGACTTACAGAAGCCGAGGGAAAACTGGAACGTAAGAAGAGCTGTACTGAGACTCATTTAGAGAATTTGAGAACAGAGCAGGCATCTAATGAAGAATTACGCAGAAAATCTCAAGCAGCTTTGGAACAGGCCAGGAGGAATCTGAATTCAACAAAACAGACACTTTGTGATCAGGAAAGCAGGAAAAACACTGCTGAAATCATCACAGGTGTTGGACTGGGAGTGATGGTTATACCAATCGTTGGATGGATTGCAGGTGAAAATTCTGTTACATGTAGAGCGTCATGTAGAAGAAAATGattaaaatatattatataagtgtacccttcgtgtgtgtgtgtgtgtgtgtgtgtgtgtgtgtgtgtgtgtgtgtgagtgagagagtcaaACATTGTATTTGTCTTCCTCTGTGCAGGTCCTGTCATGGTGATTGGTGGTGCCATTG of Neoarius graeffei isolate fNeoGra1 chromosome 22, fNeoGra1.pri, whole genome shotgun sequence contains these proteins:
- the LOC132870351 gene encoding uncharacterized protein LOC132870351, which produces MTQLHSSEVVLKNTAEAVIVPLKYGISSLNAVYQALIETDVDPVTGQCSNYNTIRQQIVHAHQNLKRSDQRASSGLKNLDENLERLTEAEGKLERKKSCTETHLENLRTEQASNEELRRKSQAALEQARRNLNSTKQTLCDQESRKNTAEIITGVGLGVMVIPIVGWIAGPVMVIGGAIEMDEAEHAIGVAEEELRNSETDVKKYESKMSEYESKISQTKQDIRQKDKLKPKREGIQKLKKQIESVADFQKKLRRAVHLLGVLSGKTSVAEHQTRRFILHEPVMKVMEDVMKATEQIIGNELLYGNDMPRLINQMKENGQRLVEICASETSSKNNTSLLNLRDLF